In bacterium, the genomic window AACAGAGGGTTGCCGGATCCTGGACCAGGAGCGTCTTGTTGGCTGATCCNNNNNNNNNNNNNNNNNNNNNNNNNNNNNNNNNNNNNNNNATGCTGTGCAGAGCTCCAGCCTGGGCCGGGTCATCGTGGCATTCTGAACAAAGCTCCGGGCCGGATTTTACCAGAAGAGAGCCGTTCTTCGAGGAATGGGGATCGTGGCAGTCCACGCACCCTCCGTCCGCGGCGGCCTCGTGGACCACAGCCTGTCCGGAAGGGTCATCGTGGCATCCGACACACAGGTCGGCCGGGGCCTCTGTGAGAAGGGAAGGGTTGTTCGAACTGTGGGGGTCGTGGCAGCCGGAACAGCCCTCATCCTCGATGATGGGGTGCAGATCGCCCTTTTCCGCAGGGTCGTCGTGGCATTCGAAACAGAGGGTTGCCGGATCCTGGACCAGGAGCGTCTTGTTGGCTGATCCGTGGGGATCATGGCAGATCAGGCATCCCTCGTCCTCGATGATGCTGTGCAGAGCTCCAGCCTGGGCCGGGTCATCGTGGCATTCTGAACAAAGCTCCGGGCCGGATTTTACCAGAAGAGAGCCGTTCTTCGAGGAATGGGGATCGTGGCAGTCCACGCACCCTCCGTCCGCGGCGGCCTCGTGGACCACAGCCTGTCCGGAAGGGTCATCGTGGCATCCGACACACAGGTCGGCCGGGGCCTCTGTGAGAAGGGAAGGGTTGTTCGAACCATGGGGGTCGTGGCAGCCCAGGCACCCGTCATCCTCGATAACAGGGTGGATCTTCATCCCCTCGGCCGGTTCATCGTGGCACTGGAAACACAGGGCATTTCCTTCCTCGACCAGGACCAGA contains:
- a CDS encoding cytochrome c3 family protein — protein: MSREIPFVFFCAVLAAAVFTAPAQAADCAACHAEWSQKISGMKAVHSPFEETDCESCHDDHGDANNLVLVEEGNALCFQCHDEPAEGMKIHPVIEDDGCLGCHDPHGSNNPSLLTEAPADLCVGCHDDPSGQAVVHEAAADGGCVDCHDPHSSKNGSLLVKSGPELCSECHDDPAQAGALHSIIEDEGCLICHDPHGSANKTLLVQDPATLCFECHDDPAEKGDLHPIIEDEGCSGCHDPHSSNNPSLLTEAPADLCVGCHDDPSGQAVVHEAAADGGCVDCHDPHSSKNGSLLVKSGPELCSECHDDPAQAGALHS